The following is a genomic window from Pan paniscus chromosome 18, NHGRI_mPanPan1-v2.0_pri, whole genome shotgun sequence.
tgatgacaggcatgagccacctcgtccggcccagcataattttttttttctttttttaagatggagtcttgttctgtcacccaggctggagtgcaagggcacgatctcagctcactgcaacctctgcctcccggattcaagggattctcctgcctcagcctcccgagtagctgggattacaggtgcatgccaccacacccagctaattttttgtatttttagtatagacagggttttgccatgttggccagtctggtcttgaactactgacctcaggcgatACACCCACcacagcttcctaaagtgctgggatgacaggcgcgagccactgtgcccagtctcagCATGTTTttaatgtgcaaaataaaatacacggaaataaaaatataaaaaactatactgaaataaattatcaaaatattgtaggccaggccgggcgcagtggctcacacctgtaatcccagcactttaggaagctgcgGTGGGTgtattgcctgaggtcaggagttcgagaccagactggccaacctggcgaaaccctgtctatactaagaacacaaaaaattagctgggtgtggtggcgagcacctgtaatcccagctactcgggaggctgaggcaggagaattgcttgaacccaggaggtgggggttgcagtgagctgagatcgtgcccttgcactccagcctaggcaacagagtaagacgaTGTCtcatcaacaaacaaacaaaatattttaggcagcggggcgtggtggctcacacccgtaatcccatcactttgggaggccaaggcgggttgatcacaaggtcaagagatcgagaccatcctggccaacacggtgaaaccccatctctactaaaaaacaaaaattagccgggtgtggtggcgcgtgcctgtaatctcagctactcaggaggctgaggcaggagaatcgcttgaatcgggaggcggaggttgcagtgagccaggattacaccactgcactccagcctggcaacagagtgagactccatctcaaaaacaaaaacaaaaaatattttaggccaagtgcggtggctcaggcctgttttcctagttactggggaggctgaggcgggaggatcgcttgaggctgggaggtgaaggctgcagtgagctatgactgcaccactgcactccagccgaggtgacagaaggagaccctgttgctaaaaaaacaaaaataaaacattaaaaaatgtacgatatagtggccgggtgcggtggctcatgcctgtaatcccagcactttgggaggctgaggcaggcagatcacaaggtcaggagatcgagactatcctggctaacatggtgaaaccccgtctctactaaaaatacaaaaaaaaaaaaaaaaaatagccaggcgtggtggcaggcgcctatagtcccagctggaggctgaggcaggaggatggcgtgaacccgggaggcggagcttgcagtgagccgagatcgcgccactacactccaacctgggtgacagagtgagacttcgtctcaaaaaaaaaacaaagtacgcTATAGTAAtatctgctttttcctttttgcaaTAGCTTTATTGGGATACAATTGACATACTATACACTTCactcatatattttttgtttatttactattttttttttcaagagacagggtcttgctatactgccctggctagtctcaaactcctgggcttatgtgatcctcctgcctcagcttcccaaattgttgggataaTAGGCCTGAGCAAGAGTCCAgcctctaaaaagaaagaaagtcacttCTTTATACCATAGTACTGCAAATTCTAGTCAGAGCAActagacaagaaaataaaataaaaggcattcagattggaaagaaagaactGAAACCGTCTCTATTCCCATATGAcatgatgttttttctttttttttttttttttttgagacggagtctcgctctgtcgcctgggctggagtgcagtggcgcgatctcggctcactgcaagctccgcctcccgggttcacgccattctgccgcctcagcctcccgagtagctgggactacaggcgcccgctaccacgcccggctaattttttgtatttttagtagagacggggtttcaccgtgttagccaggatggtctcgatctcctgacctcgtgatccgcccgcctcggcctcccaaagtgctgggattacaggcgtgagccaccgcgcccggccgacatgatgttttttcttttctttttttttttttttttgagacagagtcttgctctgttgcccaggctggagtgcagtggcatgatctcggctcattgtgagctccacctcctgggttcaagccattcttctgcctcagcctcctgagtagctgggattacaggcatgcaccaccatgtccagctaatttttgtatttttagtagagacggggtttcaccacgttgaccaggctggtcttgaactcctgacctcgtgatccactcgcctcggcctcccaaagtgctgggattacagacatgagccagtgtgccccgCTCCATATGACACAATCTTATACAAAGAAATTCCCAAGGAATTaattaaaaactattagaactaataaatgcatTTGGAAGgcttgcaggatacaagatcaatacacAAAGCTCaattgttggccaggtgtggtggctcacgcctgtaatcccagccctttgggaggccaaggcgggtggatcacctgaggccacgagtttgagaccagcctggccaacatggcgaaaccccgtctctactaaaaataaaaaaaaacaccagccaggtgtggtggcaagctcctgtaattccatctactcgggagcctgaggcaggagaactgcttgaacctgggaggcggaggctgcagtgagcagagatatgccattattgcactccagcctgggcaacaagagcgacactctgtctaaaaacaaacctCAATTGTATGTTATACACTTGCAATGGacaatttaaataagaaaacaattccattcacaatagcagcAAAAAGAACAGGCATTTTCAAGACTCATTAAGTAAGTTCTAGCAGTGGGAGACCTAACCATTTCAAATAGTAGCATGCTGTGCTATCTACCCCAATATTACCGTACCTGTGAATTCTGTTGGTGACAAAGTCACAGGCCCTGCAACTATGAATGTGGCTTCTTCCTTATATCCGCAATTGAATGAATTAGAGGAATGCAGTCACATCAGAGGCCATTTGAGAATAAAGGTCGGATTTTTCCCCATTCAAATTCACAGAccaggctcacatctgtaatcgcagcaccttgggaagccaaggcgggaggatttcttgatcccagaagtttgagaccagcatgggcaacatagggaggccccatctctacaaaaaattaaaatattagctggttgtggtggcgcgGGTCTGTAGTCCCGCCTACTCGTCCTGGCCGCAGAGTCAGCGTCTCCGGAGCGCCTCCTTCTCCCGCCCTGGGGCTCACGTGGGAATTTCACCCTCCATTGGAGGGGGCTCAGACCAGGGCTTCTAGACCTCCTTTTGGTCcgtgaatttatttttgagacagagtcttgctctattgctcaggctggagtgcagcggtgcagtcacagctcactgcagcctcaatctcctgggctcacgcgatcctcctgcctcagcctcccgagtgggcCTTCCTCCGTGGGGAAGCGTTAAAACGATAGTTAACGGTTGCGTCGGTATAAAGACGAATGCAATTCGAGAAggattcattattattttgttttttcttctgattttaacaGAAATTGGCGTTGAACATTTCCCCCGTGAGCGCCGGGCCACGGGGGTCCGGGGCGGCGGGGGGCTGCGGGCAGCGTCGGCGCGGGGGCTCCCGGGCGGGCGGGGGCGGGTCTCGGGCTGGCACCGCCCTCCGCGCCCGCTCCTCGCGCTCACAGCGGCCCGCGGGCCGGGCGTCATGGGCGGCCTCTTCTGGCGCTCCGCGCTGCGGGGGCTGCGCTGCGGCCCGCGGGCCCCGGGCCCGAGCCTGCTAGTGCGCCACAGCTCGGGTGAGTGGGGCCGCGCGCCCCGGCGGGGACGCGGGGGGAGGAAGGGGCGCGCGCCGCTCGGCCTTTGTCCGCGCACGTGCGGGCTGGGGTCCGCCTCCCCCAGAGGCCTCGGGGCGCGGGCTGCGGGGTCCGTCCGAGTTGGGGAAGGCGCCGGCTTGCACCCGCACGCCCCTCCAGTGCCCGTCCGGCTCTGCGGCTCCTTCTCgcctccccaggccccaggctgcAGGCGCCCGGCGAGTTGGCAGCCTGGGCGGGTCCGGGGCGACCGAGGGCCCGGGAGCGCAAGGAAGGCAGAGGCCGGCTGCAGCACTGGGCGGTGAGGGGTCTCCCggccggggtgggggtgggggtgtgggggggtgagggagtcggggggtggggggtggtggggagccGCTCCGCTGGGGCGTTCGCTGAAGGCCAAGTTACGCCAGAATCTGACTGGGACGTCAGGCCCCAAGTCCCCGGCCCCGCCGCTGCCCGGCCCCCCCAGCTGCCACCTCACAGGACGATCCATGTCCCAGGGCTCCCTCCATCGGCTCTGAAAAGTGAGCCGCCGCCTGCAATGCCCGCACCAGCCGCAGCAGAGCCCCAGGCTACACAAGGCGCCCTGCAAACTGGGTTTTGGGGGAACAAACCAACCAGGGGGGTCTTCCTCCCGTGGGCTTCAGCTGCCTGCTGGGGTTAACTTTTCCTCCTGGCCTGGCGGAGCCCCTTTGGCTCTGTCCAGATTCTGTGGGACATACAGGGTCTGGGCTCCTCTGGAAACCAGGGACCCGATGCCGGAGGGTAGCTTGGCTCTGGAGCAGCCTGGGACTGTAGGAAGGTGCGGACGTCTTCTGTTTCCCTGGCAGCGTCCCCTCCAGAGGAGGACGGCTGGGGCGGAGCTCAGCGCTGACCCTGGGTCTGGAAGCGACAGGCCTTGAAACTCCACAGCAGCACAGGCCCCGTCTCCTGGCTCGGACAGAACCCTGCTACCTTCCCTCTTCAATCTTCAGGCCCCTTTTGTCCGTGTTTCCAGGGCTTACCTGGTGGGGAAAGCGTGTTTCTCTCTGGTTCCCTGCCACTCATTCACCTCAGACACAGGGTGGGCTCTGGGTTCTTCCTCATGTGGAAAGTCGGGGCTTCAGACCATGTCTGTCGTCATCCAGAAGGGCTGGAGTCAAAAGTGAGGCTGGAGTTTTGCAGGATCTCCAGACATCCCTGTGGCCACTGAGCTGGGCTGTGCCTCTGTGGACCTCAGGGTGGTCGCTGAGCTGGGCTGTCCCTCCCTGGACCTTGAGGTGGTCCCTGAGCTGGGCTCTGCCTCTATGGACCTTGCGGTGGTGGTCCCTGAGCTGGGCAGTGCCTCCCTGAACCTCGGGGCGATCtcaggcagcctctgcctctgctggGAGGAGCCATGGCCCCTGGGAGAGGCTAGAAGCCCTGGGGACACATTGCCTTGGGTGTCCCTGACAGGGACTATCATGGGGGTGTTTCTGGCTGTGGGCACCATCCCTGTCCCTTCCAGAGTGCCCTGCATAGAGGCAGACACCCTGAAGCCTGGTGACCCCTGGGCTCTGGCTGGGAAACCCGGGTCGTGGGGACGTGAAAGGGTGAGGTGGCAGTGCCTCTGACCTCTTGCCTTTTGAAGGAGGGCCCTCCTGGACCCGGGAGCGGACCCTGGTGGCGGTGAAGCCCGATGGCGTGCAACGGCGGCTCGTTGGGGACGTGatccagcgctttgagaggcggGGCTTCACGCTGGTGGGGATGAAGATGCTGCAGGTAGTGGGGCTCTGGGCTTGTGGGTGTCCCTGTGGGGACGGGGTTGGGGGATCCTTCTCGGCCTTTCACATCCCAGCCAGTGCCGGGGCAGGGCCTGGCTTTGGCAGTTGAAGGGGCAAGAGGGATCTATTCTGCAGTGGGGGTGCTGCCCATGTTGGTGTTATCTGCAAGGTGCCTGAGGTCAGGGCATCACAGCTGCTGTGTTAGTGCCCACGTTTACTCTCTGcggctcctcctccttccctcaatGCCACCCAGGCACCAGAGAGCATCCTTGCCGAGCACTACCAGGACCTGCGGAGGAAGCCCTTCTACCCTGCCCTCATCCGCTACATGAGCTCTGGGCCTGTGGTGGCCATGGTACGGCAGGGCAGGGGTGGTGGAAGGGCCTGTGGGTGTGTCTTTCCCCCCAGCAAAGGGAGGGGCCCTGGATTGAGCCCAGGGGCCCTTGGTGTTCCCCACTTCTCCCCAACCATTATCTCTCGCTGCAGGTCTGGGAAGGGTACAATGTCGTCCGCGCCTCGAGGGCCATGATTGGACACACCGACTCGGCTGAGGCTGCCCCAGGAACCATAAGGGGTGACTTCAGCGTCCACATCAGCAGGTACGGGGGTCCTGATACACCAGGCTGCTGCTGGGGGCAAGGAGGGCCATCACTTGGGGTGGCGGCAGATCCACGAGACCTGGCTGTCTTGATGTGCTAGGATGAAGCCAGGTGGGACATGACAGCTCACACTGGTGAGAGCCGTGTTCTCCCAGGGCACACAGGGCAATGAGGTGTtccctttgtgttgtgtgtaccgTGCCATTGTTGCCTATTACCTGACACCCCAAGGGGTTGGCACAGGGCAACTTGGGGGGAAATGAGGCTCCCAAAAGCTGGGGCCTGGGCGGGTCCACGAGGCTGTAAGAGGCCAAGGCCAGGCTGGAACCCGGTTTCCCAGCTCCACTGTTACTCCTTCCCTGTCTGCAGTCACAGGCTTGCTCCCCTAGACAGAGGGCAACAGGGGAGCAGCAGATGGTCCCTGGGACTCCTCAGGGTGCACATGAAGCCTGAGCCTCACGTTGCTCCTGTCCTGGCACAGGAATGTCATCCACGCCAGCGACTCCGTGGAGGGGGCCCAGCGGGAGATCCAGCTGTGGTTCCAGAGCAGTGAGCTGGTGAGCTGGGCAGACGGGGGCCAGCACAGCAGCATCCACCCAGCCTGAGGCTCAAGCTGCCCTTACCACCCCATCCCCCACGCAGGACCAACTACCTCCGTCAGCAAGAACCCAAGCCCACATCCAGACCTGCCTGTCCCAAACCACTTACTTCCCTGTTC
Proteins encoded in this region:
- the NME4 gene encoding nucleoside diphosphate kinase, mitochondrial isoform X1 produces the protein MGGLFWRSALRGLRCGPRAPGPSLLVRHSSGGPSWTRERTLVAVKPDGVQRRLVGDVIQRFERRGFTLVGMKMLQAPESILAEHYQDLRRKPFYPALIRYMSSGPVVAMVWEGYNVVRASRAMIGHTDSAEAAPGTIRGDFSVHISRNVIHASDSVEGAQREIQLWFQSSELVSWADGGQHSSIHPA
- the NME4 gene encoding nucleoside diphosphate kinase, mitochondrial isoform X2; amino-acid sequence: MKMLQAPESILAEHYQDLRRKPFYPALIRYMSSGPVVAMVWEGYNVVRASRAMIGHTDSAEAAPGTIRGDFSVHISRNVIHASDSVEGAQREIQLWFQSSELVSWADGGQHSSIHPA